One window of Geotoga petraea genomic DNA carries:
- the nuoE gene encoding NADH-quinone oxidoreductase subunit NuoE yields MQKFFEKELIEELHEIQDTYGYISEEDIVRISKNRDIPKAHLYGVISFYSMFYLQPTGKYIIRICDSVSCRINQSKELIEILHKKLSVKNGETTKDKKFTLEVVECLGHCGEGPVMTINGKIYNYLNSQKALEIINNLK; encoded by the coding sequence ATGCAAAAGTTTTTTGAAAAAGAGTTAATAGAAGAACTACATGAAATACAAGATACTTATGGTTATATTTCAGAAGAAGATATAGTAAGAATTTCTAAAAATAGAGATATTCCAAAAGCTCATTTGTATGGAGTTATAAGTTTTTATTCTATGTTTTATTTACAACCTACAGGAAAGTACATTATCCGTATTTGTGATAGCGTTAGTTGTAGGATAAATCAGTCAAAAGAATTAATAGAGATATTGCATAAAAAGTTGAGTGTTAAGAATGGAGAAACGACAAAAGATAAAAAATTTACTCTTGAAGTAGTAGAATGTTTGGGACATTGCGGTGAAGGACCCGTGATGACAATTAACGGTAAAATTTATAATTATTTGAATTCTCAAAAAGCACTGGAAATTATAAATAATTTAAAGTGA
- a CDS encoding HAD-IA family hydrolase, with protein MLYKNFIWDFDGTIIDTYPATINSILKTMKEYNVNLNYEEVYKKAKVTLRYVFDYIKNEYNFNNEIVDKILYDFSKISPKDRIKYDKIEEVLIYIKKNDGKNFLVTNRDSKSTLDILDFYNLKYLFEEIVTSDDGFKLKPNPESFNFLINKYSLSLNKTIGIGDRKLDIEAAKNSNIASVFMNFDIIKSNYNADFVFNNYNDFYKNILMR; from the coding sequence ATGTTATATAAAAATTTTATTTGGGATTTTGATGGAACAATCATTGATACTTATCCTGCAACCATAAACAGTATATTAAAAACAATGAAAGAATATAATGTCAATCTAAATTACGAGGAAGTTTACAAAAAAGCGAAAGTAACATTAAGATATGTATTTGATTACATAAAAAATGAATATAATTTTAATAACGAAATTGTAGATAAAATATTATATGATTTTTCTAAAATTTCACCTAAAGATAGAATTAAATATGATAAAATTGAAGAAGTGCTAATATATATCAAAAAAAATGATGGTAAAAATTTTTTAGTTACTAATAGAGATAGTAAAAGTACTCTTGATATTTTAGATTTTTATAATTTAAAATATTTATTTGAAGAAATTGTTACTTCTGATGATGGATTTAAATTAAAACCAAATCCAGAAAGTTTTAATTTCTTAATTAACAAATATAGTTTATCACTAAACAAAACCATAGGTATTGGAGACAGGAAATTAGATATTGAAGCAGCTAAAAATTCTAATATAGCGAGTGTCTTTATGAATTTTGATATTATAAAATCAAATTACAATGCTGATTTTGTTTTTAATAACTATAATGATTTTTATAAAAATATATTAATGAGGTGA